A region of Planktomarina temperata RCA23 DNA encodes the following proteins:
- a CDS encoding tricarboxylate transporter produces the protein MSTLKTTRRMAMGLVAAATATFGLQANAGGHGIDLTGETVEWIIPFSETGGSAKWANFYAPLLSEALPGQPTVVVKFMPGAGSTKGANYFHEQEYDDGTLIFGSSGSTQFPFLLGDPRVKFDYADWNVVLASGTGGVAYLPPELAAKMDGLDASGLKDTDFIYGNQGATRLDLVPTLAWEMLGLNVESVMGIKGRGDGRLMFERGEANIDYQTSSSYLSGVTPLVEAGTAVPMMTWGALSDAGDIVRDPTFPEIPTFKEVCEATDGCETSGEKWDAWKAFFIAGFPAQKMVFLPRGATADAMVTYTAAFEAVKARADFAEISGKRLGKYPQMTGAAAEAAKASGTNVSPDAKAFIVNWLQEKYGVSLN, from the coding sequence ATGTCTACACTTAAAACAACACGCCGCATGGCTATGGGCCTTGTGGCTGCAGCGACGGCCACCTTTGGCCTTCAAGCCAATGCAGGCGGCCATGGGATTGACCTGACAGGCGAGACTGTTGAGTGGATCATTCCGTTTTCGGAAACCGGTGGCTCTGCCAAATGGGCAAATTTTTATGCGCCTTTGCTGTCGGAAGCTTTGCCAGGCCAGCCGACTGTTGTCGTAAAATTCATGCCAGGTGCGGGCTCAACCAAAGGTGCCAACTATTTCCATGAGCAAGAATATGATGACGGCACGCTCATTTTCGGCTCCTCCGGTTCAACACAATTTCCATTCTTGCTGGGCGACCCGCGGGTGAAATTCGACTATGCCGATTGGAATGTGGTTTTGGCCTCTGGAACAGGCGGCGTGGCTTATCTTCCACCTGAGCTTGCGGCCAAAATGGACGGCTTGGATGCCTCTGGTCTGAAAGACACAGACTTCATCTATGGCAACCAAGGTGCCACGCGTCTTGACTTGGTCCCGACATTGGCTTGGGAAATGCTGGGTCTGAACGTTGAAAGCGTCATGGGCATCAAAGGCCGCGGTGACGGGCGTTTGATGTTTGAACGGGGCGAGGCGAATATCGATTATCAAACCTCCTCTTCCTATTTGTCCGGCGTGACACCATTGGTTGAGGCTGGTACAGCCGTGCCAATGATGACTTGGGGTGCTTTGAGCGATGCGGGCGATATCGTTCGCGACCCCACATTCCCGGAGATTCCAACCTTCAAAGAAGTTTGCGAAGCAACCGATGGTTGTGAAACCTCTGGCGAAAAATGGGATGCTTGGAAAGCCTTCTTCATTGCAGGCTTCCCGGCTCAAAAAATGGTGTTCTTGCCAAGAGGCGCAACGGCGGATGCCATGGTGACCTATACGGCGGCATTTGAAGCTGTAAAAGCGCGTGCTGATTTTGCAGAAATTTCGGGCAAGCGTTTGGGCAAATACCCGCAGATGACCGGGGCCGCGGCCGAAGCTGCCAAAGCAAGTGGCACAAATGTGAGCCCTGATGCCAAAGCCTTCATTGTGAATTGGCTACAAGAAAAATACGGTGTTTCTCTAAACTAA
- a CDS encoding tripartite tricarboxylate transporter permease — protein MEALPAFGEAWALILQPVVLGYLVLGVLMGLCIGVFPGLGGIAGLSLLLPFMFGMDPILGLALMIGMVAVVPTSDTFASVLMGIPGSSASQATVLDGFPMAQKGKAARALSAAFASSLFGGLVGASFLTVFILVARPIVLEFRTPELLMITIFGLSMVGILAGRVAIKGIVAAGLGMLIGTIGEGASSGDLRMSSYDFPYLVDGLKLVIVGLGIFAIPEIITLLRNDRAISQEAQIGGGWIAGIKDWFANIWLSVRCSIIGVIVGVIPGLGGSVVDWIAYGHTVQTSKDKSNFGKGDVRGVIGPESSNNAKEGGGLVPTLLFGIPGSGSMAIFIGAIALLGSGQIEVGPAMLKNNLDITYAIVWLLALANVVGTVLCIAASGGIAKLTTIRFVLLAPFLFMIISFAAFQSGQNLMDLVALFAIGFLGILMRRFDWSRPAFLIGFVLSNPAETYANQAIQIAQSRFRKGFFEGIDYIFSPIVLVLLAITLVSVVLGLRQAKHILAEGDSKSGSKRAPMMFLLCITAFIGYALFDAGSIPDYSRDRVFPMFVASVCLVGCTVMIARMILAPETDTIFADSERSAEAGQARYSLWSTLAWFAALLVATSLFGFIIALALFLFSFMRIRANMSTVFAAIYALAGIAFICTMAWALNRDFPPGLLQAYSNLPWPFT, from the coding sequence ATGGAGGCCTTGCCCGCCTTCGGCGAGGCTTGGGCACTTATCCTGCAGCCGGTTGTTCTGGGATATTTGGTTCTTGGTGTGCTCATGGGGCTGTGCATCGGCGTCTTTCCCGGTCTCGGCGGCATCGCGGGCCTGTCGCTCTTGCTGCCCTTCATGTTTGGCATGGATCCGATCTTAGGCCTTGCTTTGATGATTGGTATGGTGGCGGTTGTGCCAACCTCTGATACTTTCGCCTCTGTTTTGATGGGTATTCCAGGCTCTTCCGCGTCACAAGCCACTGTCTTGGACGGCTTCCCGATGGCGCAAAAGGGCAAGGCGGCGCGGGCGCTCTCGGCGGCCTTTGCATCATCGCTTTTTGGCGGATTGGTTGGCGCAAGTTTTTTGACGGTCTTTATTTTGGTCGCCCGGCCCATCGTTTTGGAATTTCGCACGCCAGAGCTGTTGATGATTACGATTTTTGGCCTTTCAATGGTTGGTATTTTGGCTGGGCGTGTGGCCATCAAGGGCATTGTTGCGGCGGGTCTGGGCATGTTGATTGGCACCATTGGAGAAGGGGCTTCTTCTGGTGATTTGCGCATGTCCTCTTACGATTTTCCCTATCTTGTCGACGGTCTGAAATTGGTAATTGTAGGCCTTGGCATTTTCGCAATTCCTGAAATTATCACCCTGCTGCGTAATGACCGCGCCATCAGCCAGGAGGCGCAGATCGGTGGCGGTTGGATCGCAGGGATCAAAGATTGGTTTGCCAATATTTGGCTTTCCGTGCGCTGTTCCATCATCGGTGTGATTGTGGGTGTGATCCCGGGTCTTGGCGGCTCGGTTGTGGATTGGATTGCCTATGGGCACACGGTGCAAACCAGCAAAGACAAGTCCAATTTCGGCAAAGGCGATGTGCGCGGCGTGATCGGGCCTGAAAGCTCAAACAATGCCAAAGAGGGGGGTGGCCTTGTGCCGACCTTACTGTTCGGCATTCCTGGGTCTGGCTCGATGGCAATCTTTATTGGCGCAATTGCCCTGCTGGGATCAGGTCAGATTGAGGTCGGACCGGCCATGCTGAAAAACAATCTCGACATTACCTATGCCATCGTTTGGCTGCTTGCTCTGGCGAATGTCGTGGGCACAGTGCTTTGCATTGCAGCCTCAGGCGGGATCGCCAAGCTCACAACCATCCGCTTTGTTTTATTGGCGCCTTTCCTGTTTATGATCATAAGCTTCGCGGCCTTTCAATCTGGACAAAACCTGATGGACCTTGTGGCGCTTTTTGCCATTGGCTTTCTTGGAATTTTGATGCGCCGCTTTGACTGGTCGCGCCCTGCATTTTTGATTGGTTTTGTTCTGTCCAATCCAGCAGAAACCTATGCAAACCAAGCCATTCAAATCGCCCAATCCCGCTTCCGCAAAGGATTTTTTGAGGGGATTGATTATATTTTCTCGCCCATCGTGCTGGTGCTTTTGGCCATTACATTGGTCTCTGTCGTTTTGGGCCTGCGCCAGGCCAAACATATCTTGGCCGAAGGGGACAGCAAATCAGGCTCGAAACGCGCGCCGATGATGTTCCTACTCTGCATCACAGCTTTCATTGGCTATGCATTATTTGATGCCGGTTCCATCCCGGACTATAGCCGCGATCGGGTCTTTCCGATGTTTGTGGCCAGCGTTTGTTTGGTGGGATGTACGGTGATGATTGCCCGAATGATCTTGGCCCCTGAAACCGATACGATCTTTGCCGACAGCGAGCGCAGCGCCGAAGCAGGGCAAGCGCGCTATAGCCTATGGTCCACCCTCGCGTGGTTTGCCGCGCTCCTGGTGGCCACATCGTTATTTGGGTTTATAATTGCCCTGGCCCTCTTTTTGTTCAGCTTTATGCGGATCAGAGCCAATATGAGCACCGTTTTTGCAGCGATCTATGCGCTTGCGGGCATCGCTTTTATCTGCACTATGGCTTGGGCATTGAACCGCGATTTTCCACCCGGTCTTTTGCAAGCTTATTCTAACCTTCCATGGCCATTCACATGA
- a CDS encoding 4-oxalomesaconate tautomerase, translating into MTQTAIPYLLMRGGTSRGPYLNRADLPEDLETLAEVLIAIVGSGHPLNIDGIGGGAAVTTKVAMLSKSQDPWADVDYFFAQVSVEDKLVDFKPTCGNILTGVGPAAIEMGLVEAQEGETQVNILAVNTQARVAAVIQTPEQQVSYEGGARIDGVPGTSAPIAVQFMETVGGVTGAFLPTGNRVDEIDGIAVTCMDVAMPMVIAKAESFGLTGYETAAELDENRAFFDQMEALRQKAGALMGMGDVTKSVTPKFGLLALAKAGGTIATRYFMPWSTHPSMAVTGAQCLASCVLTPGTIAEGMAAKSNETPANVILEHASGKIEVAVDYADTATGFEIKSAGLIRTARKIAAGEVFIPRSIWAGR; encoded by the coding sequence ATGACACAAACTGCGATCCCTTATCTTCTTATGCGTGGTGGAACCTCTCGGGGGCCATATCTGAACCGCGCTGACCTTCCCGAGGATCTCGAGACTCTGGCTGAGGTGTTAATCGCGATTGTGGGCTCTGGTCATCCGCTGAACATTGACGGGATTGGCGGTGGCGCGGCGGTCACGACCAAAGTGGCGATGTTGTCCAAGTCACAGGATCCTTGGGCCGATGTGGATTACTTTTTCGCTCAAGTGAGCGTGGAAGATAAATTGGTCGATTTCAAACCCACCTGCGGCAATATTTTGACCGGCGTGGGTCCAGCCGCCATTGAGATGGGGTTGGTCGAGGCGCAAGAGGGTGAGACACAGGTGAATATTCTGGCAGTGAACACGCAAGCGCGCGTCGCCGCTGTCATTCAAACGCCTGAGCAACAGGTCAGCTATGAGGGCGGGGCGCGCATTGATGGCGTGCCGGGAACCTCGGCGCCCATTGCCGTTCAATTCATGGAGACGGTCGGGGGGGTCACGGGCGCCTTTTTGCCCACAGGCAACCGGGTTGATGAGATTGACGGAATCGCTGTGACTTGCATGGATGTTGCGATGCCCATGGTGATTGCAAAGGCCGAGAGCTTTGGGCTGACGGGCTATGAAACGGCCGCTGAGCTGGATGAAAATCGCGCGTTTTTTGATCAGATGGAAGCTCTACGGCAAAAGGCAGGGGCTTTGATGGGGATGGGGGATGTCACAAAATCGGTGACGCCAAAATTTGGCCTGCTGGCCCTCGCCAAGGCCGGCGGCACAATTGCGACCCGCTATTTCATGCCCTGGAGTACGCATCCTTCCATGGCCGTCACGGGCGCGCAATGCCTAGCGTCTTGTGTGTTGACCCCAGGGACGATTGCAGAGGGCATGGCTGCCAAATCAAATGAGACCCCGGCCAATGTCATTTTGGAACATGCCTCGGGCAAGATTGAAGTGGCGGTTGATTATGCCGATACGGCGACAGGTTTCGAAATAAAATCGGCAGGTCTCATACGCACCGCTCGAAAAATTGCGGCGGGAGAGGTGTTTATTCCAAGGTCAATTTGGGCCGGTCGTTAA
- a CDS encoding D-2-hydroxyacid dehydrogenase family protein yields the protein MKVHILDDWFDTLRSLPCFAKLADHEVTVWTDHEPDPVKLAARLQEAEALVLFRERTKVGADLLAGLPNLKLISQRSIYPHVDVPACTAHGVLLCSNMHSDTPSYAAAEHTLALILASYRQIPQQVTSIKAGRWQSGVGRTLRGRTLGLYGYGRIAGAVAGYAKALGLNVQWWGSEAGRARAAAAGETVAVSREAFFRQSDIVSLHVRLNSATRGLITAEDLALMPPRALFVNTSRSGLVAPGVLEAEIAKGQLHAAVDVFDHEPLSDRENILLTHPNVLATPHIGFVTEDEFDMQFSDIFDQINAYAAGAPSHMINPEAYR from the coding sequence ATGAAGGTTCATATTCTTGATGATTGGTTCGATACCCTGCGCAGCTTGCCGTGCTTTGCCAAATTGGCCGATCACGAGGTTACCGTCTGGACGGATCATGAGCCTGACCCCGTCAAACTGGCCGCGCGATTGCAAGAGGCAGAGGCTTTGGTGCTCTTTCGTGAGCGCACCAAGGTTGGGGCTGACCTATTGGCGGGCCTGCCAAATCTGAAACTCATCTCACAGCGCAGCATCTACCCGCATGTTGATGTGCCGGCCTGTACGGCCCATGGTGTTCTGCTTTGCTCAAATATGCATTCAGATACGCCATCCTATGCGGCCGCAGAGCACACTCTGGCGTTGATTTTGGCCAGCTATCGGCAAATCCCGCAGCAGGTGACCTCAATCAAAGCGGGCCGGTGGCAATCGGGGGTCGGCAGGACCCTGCGCGGCAGAACATTGGGGCTTTATGGATATGGGCGCATTGCAGGCGCGGTTGCGGGCTACGCCAAAGCGCTGGGGCTCAATGTGCAATGGTGGGGATCAGAGGCAGGGCGCGCACGGGCCGCTGCCGCGGGTGAAACCGTGGCTGTCTCCCGTGAGGCCTTTTTTAGACAATCCGATATCGTCAGCCTGCATGTTCGGTTGAATTCCGCGACCCGGGGTTTGATCACCGCCGAGGACCTTGCATTGATGCCGCCACGCGCTTTATTTGTGAACACGTCGCGCTCCGGTCTTGTGGCCCCCGGTGTCTTAGAGGCGGAGATTGCGAAGGGTCAGCTTCATGCCGCTGTAGATGTGTTCGATCACGAGCCGCTTTCAGATCGCGAAAATATACTTCTCACACACCCGAATGTTCTGGCCACGCCCCATATTGGCTTTGTGACCGAGGATGAGTTTGACATGCAATTTTCGGATATTTTTGATCAAATTAATGCCTATGCCGCAGGCGCACCTAGTCATATGATCAATCCAGAAGCCTATCGGTGA
- a CDS encoding AbrB family transcriptional regulator has product MSAHLYAYTVAGLGVLAFKFLHLPLPWLLGPIFSCLIAALLGVPMRGFKVINEAMRSILGVAVGATFSLSLLVSMGGMWPTLLLIPVMTTCIGLVGVFYFQRLWGFDFATSYYSAMPGGLQDMLVFGEEAGGNLRTLALVHATRVLVIVVTLPFLLTWIWNADLTNPPGAPAASIALSQLGWMIFCGLVGWQLAKRAGMFGASILGPLLLAALLSLTGVLQHRPPSEAIWAAQFFIGMSVGCKYAGVTMAEIRRDVTAGLGFCVLLLLLAVIFAEVIHLAGLAPPLETVLAFAPGGQAELTVLALIVGADMAFVVAHHVLRIFIVILGAPFFARLFRPKTGARKP; this is encoded by the coding sequence ATGAGCGCGCATCTCTACGCCTATACGGTCGCGGGTCTCGGCGTCCTTGCGTTCAAATTTTTGCATCTGCCGCTGCCTTGGCTCTTAGGGCCAATCTTTTCTTGCTTGATTGCCGCCCTGCTCGGCGTGCCCATGCGTGGGTTCAAAGTGATCAATGAGGCGATGCGCAGTATTCTCGGCGTGGCCGTGGGCGCTACATTTTCCCTTTCGCTGCTGGTCTCCATGGGCGGCATGTGGCCGACGCTTTTGTTGATCCCGGTGATGACCACTTGCATTGGACTCGTTGGCGTTTTTTACTTCCAGCGTCTATGGGGGTTTGATTTTGCCACCAGCTATTATTCTGCAATGCCAGGCGGCCTACAGGACATGCTCGTTTTTGGCGAAGAGGCAGGCGGCAATCTGCGCACACTCGCGCTCGTTCACGCCACGCGGGTCTTGGTCATCGTGGTGACCCTGCCTTTTCTACTGACCTGGATTTGGAACGCGGATCTAACCAACCCCCCGGGCGCTCCGGCCGCCAGTATTGCGCTCTCACAGCTTGGGTGGATGATTTTCTGCGGGCTGGTTGGCTGGCAGCTGGCAAAACGTGCCGGCATGTTTGGAGCCTCAATCCTTGGGCCACTTTTGCTGGCTGCGCTCTTGTCCCTTACAGGCGTCCTACAACACCGCCCTCCGTCAGAAGCCATTTGGGCGGCACAATTTTTTATCGGAATGAGCGTCGGGTGCAAATACGCCGGCGTCACCATGGCCGAAATCAGACGGGATGTGACGGCCGGGCTTGGGTTTTGCGTGCTGCTATTGTTACTGGCTGTCATCTTCGCCGAAGTGATCCACCTGGCAGGGCTGGCGCCACCTTTGGAGACCGTTCTTGCCTTCGCGCCGGGCGGACAAGCGGAATTGACCGTGCTTGCGCTCATTGTAGGGGCAGATATGGCCTTTGTGGTGGCCCATCATGTCTTGCGAATATTTATCGTCATTCTGGGTGCGCCGTTCTTTGCGCGCCTGTTCCGCCCGAAAACTGGCGCCCGAAAGCCCTAA
- a CDS encoding GntR family transcriptional regulator, which translates to MTKTELQVMSQGEAAYHRLYEAIRSGDFRPGDRLREIEVAKRLDLSRTPVREALRKLESDGIVEHRPRLGAVIRTLTPSEVVELYEMRLVLERTAAQMAAKHANDAEIDLLNDLNDQIAALGDDTQQAAALNQDFHHRIYLASRNRFLLASARGLNNALMLLGPTTLDDETRIKTVSAQHARIIEAIRAGDQTAAGDAAEAHLQTSLRHRLKGLDR; encoded by the coding sequence ATGACCAAAACAGAATTGCAAGTTATGTCCCAAGGAGAAGCTGCCTATCATCGGCTTTACGAGGCCATACGCTCCGGCGATTTCCGCCCCGGCGACAGATTGCGCGAGATTGAGGTGGCCAAGAGGTTGGACCTGTCTCGCACGCCCGTGCGTGAAGCCCTGCGCAAGCTCGAAAGCGACGGGATTGTCGAACATCGCCCCCGGTTAGGAGCCGTGATCCGCACCCTGACCCCCTCCGAAGTTGTTGAACTTTACGAAATGCGGCTTGTTCTTGAGCGCACAGCGGCACAGATGGCTGCAAAACATGCCAATGATGCTGAGATTGACCTGCTCAATGACCTAAATGATCAAATTGCAGCGCTCGGCGATGACACGCAACAGGCTGCGGCCTTAAATCAAGATTTCCACCATCGCATTTATCTGGCCAGTCGCAACCGCTTTTTATTGGCCTCGGCCCGGGGGCTCAACAATGCGCTCATGCTGTTGGGGCCCACAACTTTGGATGATGAAACGCGTATAAAAACCGTGAGCGCGCAACATGCTCGGATCATAGAGGCGATCCGAGCGGGCGATCAAACAGCAGCTGGCGATGCGGCCGAGGCCCATTTGCAAACCTCTTTGCGCCACAGGCTCAAGGGGCTGGACCGATGA
- the tcuA gene encoding FAD-dependent tricarballylate dehydrogenase TcuA, which produces MGKPMSKSVIVVGTGNAALCAALAALEGGARVTLLEKADKSLSGGNTKYTAGAMRFAYDGADDLLPLLRNPEDPRVKRADFGSYTTEKFANDLLGFNDGRPLSEEQEALVHQSGATLRWLASHGVKFEPIYSRQSFEKDGRHVFWGGLTLAAENEGVGLFDMELAAVERLGGTVRYNSAVTGLVTDAGRVCGVQIGQERLLADAVILACGGFEANGALRVKHMGENWEAAKVRGTPHNTGDGLLMALELGAADYGLYSGCHATPMDLHMADFGNLELPPGERKNYRKISYFLGVMLNAHGARFVDEGANFRNYTYAQYGAAILEQPGQFAWQVFDSKTYDLLYDEYRFKDAHFVKADRLEDLIAQMSGVDQAAASETLARYNAAVDQTTGFDPTVLDGKATVGLNPPKSNWAQTLDQGPFYAYPVTGGITFTYGGLKVDAEGRVLTGGGDHIKGLFACGEILGGVFYAGYPGGSGLTSGAVFGRRAGQGAAGS; this is translated from the coding sequence ATGGGAAAGCCAATGTCAAAATCTGTCATCGTTGTTGGAACTGGAAATGCCGCCCTTTGTGCAGCGCTCGCCGCTTTGGAAGGCGGTGCTCGTGTTACGCTTCTGGAAAAGGCTGATAAATCCTTATCGGGTGGCAATACAAAATACACAGCAGGGGCGATGCGGTTTGCCTATGATGGCGCTGACGATCTATTGCCGCTGCTGCGCAACCCAGAGGATCCGCGGGTGAAGAGGGCAGATTTTGGCAGCTACACGACAGAAAAATTTGCCAATGACCTGCTGGGGTTTAATGATGGGCGGCCCTTGTCCGAAGAGCAGGAGGCACTGGTCCATCAGTCCGGGGCAACGCTGCGCTGGCTGGCCTCGCATGGTGTGAAATTTGAACCCATCTACAGCCGGCAGAGTTTTGAAAAAGATGGCCGTCATGTCTTTTGGGGCGGTTTAACCTTGGCGGCAGAAAATGAAGGTGTTGGCCTATTTGATATGGAATTGGCGGCAGTTGAGCGGCTCGGGGGAACGGTCCGTTACAACAGTGCGGTCACTGGTTTGGTCACTGACGCGGGGCGTGTCTGCGGTGTGCAGATTGGGCAAGAGCGGCTGCTTGCGGACGCTGTTATCCTGGCCTGTGGCGGCTTTGAGGCCAATGGCGCGCTGCGGGTCAAGCATATGGGAGAGAATTGGGAAGCGGCGAAGGTGCGCGGAACCCCGCATAATACGGGTGATGGTCTTCTCATGGCGCTGGAACTTGGCGCGGCGGATTACGGGCTTTACTCTGGCTGCCACGCGACGCCGATGGATCTGCATATGGCCGATTTTGGCAATCTTGAGTTGCCACCGGGTGAACGCAAGAACTATCGAAAGATTTCCTATTTCCTGGGGGTCATGCTCAATGCCCATGGCGCGCGCTTTGTGGATGAGGGCGCCAATTTTCGCAATTACACCTATGCGCAATATGGCGCGGCCATTCTAGAACAGCCCGGCCAATTTGCGTGGCAGGTCTTTGACAGCAAAACCTATGACCTGCTCTACGATGAGTACCGTTTCAAAGATGCGCATTTTGTCAAAGCAGATCGGCTGGAGGATCTGATCGCGCAGATGAGCGGTGTGGATCAGGCGGCCGCAAGTGAAACCTTAGCGCGCTATAACGCGGCTGTAGATCAAACGACGGGTTTTGATCCCACAGTTTTGGATGGAAAGGCGACAGTCGGCCTGAACCCTCCAAAATCAAATTGGGCACAAACTCTCGATCAAGGCCCTTTCTACGCTTATCCGGTTACGGGAGGCATCACATTCACCTATGGCGGTTTAAAGGTGGATGCGGAGGGCAGGGTGCTGACAGGCGGCGGCGATCACATCAAAGGGTTATTTGCCTGCGGCGAAATTCTGGGCGGTGTTTTTTATGCCGGCTATCCCGGTGGTTCGGGTTTGACCTCCGGTGCTGTTTTTGGCCGCCGCGCTGGCCAAGGCGCCGCGGGATCCTAG
- a CDS encoding pyridoxal phosphate-dependent aminotransferase, whose product MKTVSNFDRIGEENAFAVLGRAGVLAAGGMDVINLGIGQPDFPTPENIVEAAVKALRDGHHGYTDATGILPLREAVSADLHRRYNTEVSPANVLVVPGGKVTMFTAILMFGEAGGDILYPDPGFPIYRSMIEYTGATPVAIPIREENGFAFSAEETLKLIGPNTRLIILNSPANPCGGITPKAEIDKLVAGLADYPDVAILSDEIYDQMLYDGEQHVSLLTYPEIRDRLIVLNGWSKTYAMTGWRLGYSIWPDRLYNMARKLAVNAWSCVNAPAQYAALEALTGPQTAVGEMVAQFDARRKSVVTQLNDIPGVSCITPKGAFYAFPNVSQTGWKAKQLASELLEQTGVATIGGPDFGTLGEGYIRISYANSQENITRALTRMKEFLAQNPG is encoded by the coding sequence ATGAAGACAGTTTCAAATTTCGATCGAATTGGTGAAGAGAATGCGTTTGCCGTCTTGGGCCGCGCGGGGGTTTTGGCCGCGGGTGGCATGGATGTCATCAACCTTGGAATCGGTCAACCGGATTTCCCGACGCCTGAAAATATCGTTGAAGCGGCGGTTAAAGCCCTGCGCGATGGGCATCATGGCTACACGGATGCGACTGGAATTTTGCCGCTGCGCGAAGCGGTCAGTGCGGATTTGCACCGCCGATATAACACCGAGGTCAGCCCGGCCAATGTGCTGGTCGTGCCGGGGGGGAAGGTGACGATGTTCACCGCGATCTTGATGTTTGGCGAAGCTGGTGGGGATATATTGTATCCTGATCCGGGCTTCCCAATCTATCGTTCGATGATTGAGTATACCGGAGCAACTCCCGTTGCCATTCCGATCCGCGAGGAGAATGGGTTTGCGTTTTCCGCGGAGGAGACATTGAAGCTGATTGGTCCCAACACACGGTTGATCATTCTAAACTCCCCGGCCAATCCTTGCGGCGGCATCACCCCGAAGGCGGAAATTGATAAATTGGTGGCCGGTCTTGCGGATTATCCAGATGTGGCGATCCTGTCTGACGAAATTTATGACCAAATGCTCTATGATGGGGAGCAGCATGTCAGCCTATTGACCTACCCCGAAATTCGCGACCGGTTGATTGTGCTCAATGGTTGGTCAAAGACCTATGCGATGACGGGCTGGCGATTGGGTTATTCGATTTGGCCGGATAGATTGTACAACATGGCCCGAAAATTGGCCGTGAATGCATGGTCTTGCGTCAATGCACCCGCGCAATATGCAGCACTGGAGGCGTTGACCGGTCCACAAACTGCAGTCGGAGAGATGGTGGCGCAGTTCGACGCGCGGCGCAAATCGGTGGTCACGCAGCTCAATGACATCCCCGGGGTCTCTTGCATCACGCCGAAGGGCGCCTTTTATGCCTTTCCCAATGTCTCCCAAACCGGCTGGAAAGCTAAGCAATTGGCCAGCGAGCTGCTTGAGCAAACGGGTGTGGCCACGATTGGGGGGCCGGATTTCGGCACGCTGGGGGAGGGGTACATTCGTATTTCCTATGCCAATAGCCAGGAAAACATCACCCGTGCGCTGACGCGCATGAAAGAGTTTTTGGCACAAAATCCAGGCTAA
- a CDS encoding DUF3047 domain-containing protein codes for MIKTQLISLLMFLCGWTYIAADQVDFSDGWREQRFSLFSSNEFEPSGETLGIGSDGTVSMFWSRLPARLWGSNQARWDWEVTSSVPPTDLTLKGGDDRNLSVYFVFMPETSIPAANAKLTDLLGDDSARILMYVWGGNHMRGDILPTPYLNELGRTLILRPASTGQASERVNLRADFQRAFGTEPTGLVGIAISADSDDTDTQIRARVSNLRVETAR; via the coding sequence ATGATTAAGACTCAACTCATTTCACTGCTTATGTTCCTATGCGGCTGGACCTATATCGCGGCCGATCAGGTTGATTTTTCTGACGGCTGGCGTGAACAGCGTTTTTCATTATTTTCTAGCAACGAATTTGAACCAAGCGGCGAAACCCTGGGGATCGGTTCGGATGGGACCGTCTCAATGTTCTGGAGCCGCCTACCAGCCAGGCTCTGGGGCAGCAATCAGGCGCGTTGGGATTGGGAGGTCACCTCATCCGTGCCGCCCACAGACCTGACACTCAAAGGCGGTGATGATCGAAATTTGTCAGTTTATTTTGTGTTCATGCCGGAGACCTCAATACCAGCGGCAAATGCAAAACTCACAGATCTACTTGGCGATGACAGCGCCCGCATATTGATGTATGTTTGGGGGGGCAATCACATGCGCGGAGACATATTGCCAACGCCCTATCTAAATGAGCTCGGCAGAACCCTCATTTTGCGACCGGCCAGCACCGGGCAGGCAAGCGAACGGGTCAACCTAAGAGCCGATTTCCAACGCGCCTTTGGCACAGAGCCCACAGGTCTCGTCGGCATTGCCATTTCAGCCGACAGTGATGACACCGATACACAGATCAGGGCGCGCGTCTCCAATCTGCGTGTCGAAACAGCGCGTTGA